One region of uncultured Sulfurimonas sp. genomic DNA includes:
- the napG gene encoding ferredoxin-type protein NapG, whose amino-acid sequence MSENRPNIKKKRQPVSDRRRFILNMARSTGLAAMGGFIWSAYIDEVTASTLVLRPPGAIKEEDFLKTCIKCGLCVEACPFDTLILAKPGDNKPLGTPYFVPREIPCYMCPDIPCVPVCPTGALDEASVTTDGKLDINISEMGLAVVDDESCIAFWGIQCDACYRACPILGKAITIEYEKNDRTGKHAFMKPIVHSDACTGCGLCERACVTEKPAIFVLPRENAMGKAGDYYIKGWDQNDESRLQNAKEIKTKTDLSKQSAINSLNDSGDLY is encoded by the coding sequence TTGAGCGAAAACAGACCTAATATTAAAAAGAAAAGACAACCAGTAAGTGATAGACGAAGATTTATCTTAAATATGGCTCGTAGCACAGGTCTTGCTGCTATGGGTGGATTTATATGGAGTGCATATATAGATGAAGTTACGGCTTCAACTTTAGTGCTCCGTCCACCAGGCGCCATAAAAGAAGAAGATTTTTTGAAAACTTGTATCAAGTGTGGACTTTGTGTTGAAGCATGTCCATTTGATACACTTATACTTGCTAAACCAGGAGACAACAAACCTTTAGGAACGCCGTATTTTGTACCTAGAGAAATACCTTGTTATATGTGTCCAGATATTCCTTGTGTACCTGTGTGTCCTACAGGTGCACTTGATGAAGCTAGTGTAACAACTGATGGCAAACTAGATATAAATATCTCAGAAATGGGATTGGCTGTAGTTGATGATGAGAGTTGTATAGCTTTTTGGGGAATACAATGTGATGCTTGTTATAGAGCTTGTCCTATTTTAGGAAAAGCAATAACTATTGAATATGAAAAAAATGATAGAACAGGAAAGCATGCTTTCATGAAACCTATCGTACATAGCGATGCTTGTACTGGATGTGGTCTTTGTGAAAGAGCTTGTGTAACTGAAAAACCTGCCATATTTGTACTTCCAAGAGAAAATGCAATGGGTAAAGCTGGAGATTACTATATCAAAGGTTGGGATCAGAATGATGAAAGTCGTTTACAAAACGCTAAAGAGATTAAAACAAAGACTGATTTAAGTAAACAGAGTGCAATAAACTCTTTAAATGATTCGGGGGATTTATACTAA
- a CDS encoding translation initiation factor: protein MSRGKKLDIFIGADIDDGWAEIQTPRKSKISKDILEPSKHFLVFKKEKRRGKTVTLVGEFETTKEDSATILKLLKKRLGCGGTFKDGWMEFQGELKDKLRELLIAEGFRFKHSQL from the coding sequence ATGAGTAGAGGTAAAAAACTAGATATATTTATAGGTGCAGATATTGATGATGGATGGGCTGAGATTCAAACTCCACGTAAGTCAAAAATATCTAAGGATATTCTAGAGCCTTCTAAACATTTTTTAGTCTTTAAAAAAGAAAAAAGACGTGGGAAAACTGTAACTTTAGTTGGTGAATTTGAGACAACAAAAGAAGATTCTGCAACTATACTTAAATTATTAAAAAAGAGACTCGGTTGTGGTGGTACTTTTAAAGATGGCTGGATGGAGTTTCAAGGCGAACTAAAAGACAAACTTAGAGAACTTTTGATAGCTGAAGGTTTTCGCTTTAAACACTCTCAGCTTTAG
- a CDS encoding type IV pili methyl-accepting chemotaxis transducer N-terminal domain-containing protein, protein MKKVSSISTKIKVLGALLIVLMLSVIATTIYLNQQNEKDALIINIAGKQRMLTQKMSKNIFYIHYSSNKDFYELNEAIDEFIKGLNTLRHGDSDKNISPVPTYEISLQQTEVSKLWNNFYENIQNFKLFTNSNVNRKVELEEIVTSIYRDNTILLDNVDKLVTMYTNYSENKTNFIKIFQYTSGIILLILFIYSLFQLKSIESHVDSFMQYSKMLINNEDITKLKPLELEAESETEIVEVSDTINCFIQKVNSAMDHSNEALLQSERASAKLEELTYEFDSIIDELKDKSLVHKHLNNSEDIVIESTEELINSSKKLSNLKRELEKLTKSCQDLQL, encoded by the coding sequence ATGAAAAAAGTATCAAGTATAAGTACAAAAATCAAAGTTTTAGGAGCTCTACTTATAGTTTTAATGTTGAGCGTTATTGCAACTACTATCTATTTAAATCAACAAAATGAAAAAGATGCTCTTATAATTAATATAGCTGGTAAACAAAGAATGCTAACACAAAAAATGTCAAAAAATATTTTTTATATACACTATAGTTCAAATAAAGATTTTTATGAATTAAATGAAGCAATAGATGAATTTATTAAAGGACTCAATACCTTAAGACATGGTGATTCAGACAAAAACATATCGCCTGTTCCTACATATGAGATTTCACTTCAACAAACAGAAGTAAGTAAACTTTGGAATAATTTTTATGAGAACATACAAAACTTTAAACTTTTTACAAACTCAAATGTAAATAGAAAAGTAGAGCTAGAAGAGATAGTAACTTCAATATATAGAGATAACACGATACTCTTAGACAATGTAGATAAACTTGTAACAATGTACACAAACTACAGTGAAAATAAAACAAATTTTATAAAAATCTTTCAATACACTTCAGGGATTATTTTACTTATACTTTTTATTTACTCTTTATTTCAATTAAAATCTATAGAATCTCATGTTGATTCATTTATGCAATATTCTAAGATGCTAATAAACAATGAAGATATAACAAAACTAAAACCTCTTGAACTAGAAGCTGAGAGTGAAACTGAGATTGTAGAAGTTAGTGACACTATCAACTGCTTCATTCAAAAAGTTAACTCTGCTATGGATCATTCAAACGAAGCACTCTTGCAATCAGAAAGGGCTTCAGCCAAACTTGAAGAGTTAACTTATGAATTTGATTCTATAATAGATGAACTAAAAGACAAGTCTCTTGTTCATAAACATTTAAACAATAGTGAAGACATAGTTATCGAATCCACCGAAGAATTAATCAACTCTTCTAAGAAACTATCTAACCTAAAACGTGAATTAGAAAAGCTAACAAAAAGTTGTCAAGATTTACAATTATAA
- the napH gene encoding quinol dehydrogenase ferredoxin subunit NapH, with protein sequence MATLWNNYRYLILRRFTQIGLLVLYFGANAWGWTVLMGNLSSSVVLEIIPLSDPYAALQMLAAGAVLATDLIIGVLILTVFYFLIGGRAFCSWVCPVNIITDAANFLRRKLDFDRVQGVKQPASRNIRYWLLALSLIISAIMGVTAFEFLSPISMVHRGIVFGLGFGWAAMLIIFLFDLFVLKNGWCGHICPLGGFYSVLGKFSLIRVHHTVENCTLCMKCKNVCPERQVLHMIGKESLPVLSGECTNCARCIEVCDDDALGFSIRNLAKNKKTGE encoded by the coding sequence ATGGCTACGCTATGGAATAATTATAGATACCTTATCTTAAGAAGATTTACACAAATTGGTTTATTAGTTTTATACTTTGGTGCAAACGCTTGGGGATGGACTGTCCTTATGGGAAATCTTAGTTCATCAGTGGTTTTAGAAATAATTCCCTTGAGTGATCCGTATGCAGCACTTCAAATGTTAGCAGCTGGAGCAGTTTTAGCAACGGATTTAATTATAGGTGTATTAATTTTAACAGTATTTTATTTTCTTATAGGTGGTCGAGCTTTTTGTAGCTGGGTTTGTCCTGTAAATATAATAACAGATGCTGCTAATTTTCTAAGAAGAAAACTTGATTTTGATCGTGTTCAGGGAGTTAAACAACCTGCATCTAGAAATATACGATATTGGTTATTGGCCTTAAGTCTTATTATCTCAGCGATAATGGGCGTGACAGCTTTTGAATTTTTATCGCCTATATCTATGGTTCATAGAGGTATTGTTTTTGGTTTAGGTTTTGGTTGGGCTGCGATGCTTATCATCTTTCTTTTTGATCTATTTGTCCTAAAAAATGGTTGGTGCGGACATATCTGCCCACTTGGCGGATTTTATTCCGTCTTAGGAAAGTTTAGTCTTATTAGAGTACATCACACAGTAGAAAACTGTACTCTATGTATGAAGTGTAAAAATGTTTGTCCAGAGCGTCAAGTACTACATATGATAGGAAAAGAAAGCCTACCTGTACTCTCAGGAGAGTGTACTAACTGTGCTAGATGTATAGAAGTATGTGATGATGATGCTCTTGGGTTTTCAATAAGAAACCTAGCAAAAAATAAAAAAACGGGAGAGTAA
- a CDS encoding ferredoxin-type protein NapF: MKRRELFSFLSSSVKGEEKKSEEIILRPPYYEDLSLFLKECIECEAPCSTVCEEDIIKIASDKTPYLDFLHSGCTYCDECAKACPHGVLKLEYKKIIDANVIINKSKCISWDGVMCFSCKDPCLEDAIEFKAMFMPSIDMSKCTACGFCIGRCPTYAIEIQTKKEEDVL; encoded by the coding sequence ATGAAGAGAAGAGAGCTTTTTAGCTTTCTTTCTTCATCTGTAAAAGGTGAAGAAAAAAAGTCAGAAGAAATTATTTTACGTCCACCATATTATGAGGATCTATCTCTTTTTCTCAAAGAGTGCATAGAGTGCGAAGCACCTTGTAGCACTGTTTGTGAAGAAGATATAATAAAAATAGCTAGCGACAAGACTCCTTATTTGGACTTTTTACATAGCGGTTGCACATATTGTGATGAGTGTGCAAAAGCATGTCCGCATGGTGTTTTAAAATTAGAGTATAAAAAAATTATAGATGCAAATGTTATAATAAACAAATCTAAGTGTATTAGTTGGGATGGTGTTATGTGTTTTTCATGTAAAGATCCTTGTTTAGAAGATGCCATAGAATTTAAAGCTATGTTTATGCCAAGCATAGATATGAGTAAATGTACAGCTTGTGGATTTTGCATCGGTAGATGCCCAACTTATGCTATAGAGATACAAACAAAAAAGGAAGAAGATGTTTTATAG
- a CDS encoding diguanylate cyclase: MQFIEALKLKSKLFFLFMLITLGLVLIGIMGYLNINSMKKNLDELYFGSLMPVIELNEILQIYHGNIANTIYKARNSQISIPQTTSEIENSLLKIDMQWRNYESHFKRDEELQYVQYTALEIKATNEYFKNLLDGILSGHNIENISMKIFERKVEYIHTTIKKLIKYEVEIAKLERKNFLNYYQSIIQSVGVILVLIIFGVLLISYYVFKSIQNDHTKLEVTTKKLQRVNKKLENVSYTDALTSLHNRRYFNFVYDRELKRAKRTKSYITFMMLDIDFFKQYNDTYGHIEGDFALKSVAKILKDALKRPSDFVFRLGGEEFGVILIDTDESNSAKLAREICDSVKAREIKHESSSVHEFLTISIGVVCCVADEALDEKILVSRADEMLYKAKDSGRNGYVITTNVSEAKAESV, from the coding sequence ATGCAATTTATTGAAGCACTGAAGTTAAAAAGTAAACTATTTTTTCTTTTTATGCTCATTACATTAGGTCTTGTTCTTATTGGAATTATGGGTTATTTAAACATTAATTCAATGAAAAAAAATTTAGATGAACTCTATTTCGGTTCACTTATGCCTGTAATTGAATTAAACGAAATACTCCAGATATATCATGGCAATATAGCAAACACAATCTACAAGGCTAGAAATTCTCAGATAAGCATACCTCAAACTACTTCTGAAATAGAAAATTCACTTTTAAAAATCGATATGCAGTGGAGAAATTATGAATCTCATTTTAAAAGAGATGAAGAGTTACAATATGTTCAATACACAGCACTTGAGATAAAAGCAACAAATGAATATTTTAAAAATTTATTAGATGGAATTTTGTCAGGTCATAATATTGAAAATATTTCTATGAAAATTTTTGAAAGAAAAGTAGAATATATACATACAACTATAAAAAAACTTATAAAATATGAAGTTGAAATTGCAAAACTTGAGAGAAAGAACTTTTTAAATTATTATCAGTCTATTATTCAAAGTGTTGGTGTAATACTTGTTTTGATTATCTTTGGTGTTTTGCTTATATCTTATTATGTATTTAAAAGTATTCAAAATGATCATACTAAACTAGAAGTCACTACAAAAAAACTACAACGGGTAAATAAAAAACTTGAAAATGTTTCATATACAGATGCCTTAACAAGCTTACACAATAGAAGATACTTCAACTTCGTATATGACAGAGAGTTAAAGCGTGCAAAAAGAACAAAATCATATATTACTTTTATGATGTTAGATATTGATTTTTTTAAGCAATATAACGACACCTACGGGCATATAGAGGGTGATTTTGCGCTTAAGAGTGTTGCTAAAATTTTAAAAGATGCTCTAAAGAGACCTAGTGATTTTGTATTTAGGTTAGGCGGTGAAGAGTTTGGTGTAATTCTTATAGACACTGATGAGTCAAATAGTGCGAAATTAGCACGTGAAATATGTGATAGTGTTAAAGCTAGAGAGATTAAACATGAGTCAAGTAGTGTTCACGAATTTCTTACTATTTCAATCGGTGTAGTTTGTTGTGTAGCTGATGAAGCATTAGATGAAAAAATTCTTGTAAGTCGTGCTGATGAGATGCTATATAAAGCAAAAGATAGTGGTAGAAATGGTTATGTTATTACAACAAATGTTAGTGAAGCTAAAGCTGAGAGTGTTTAA
- a CDS encoding nitrate reductase cytochrome c-type subunit yields MKLISKVTIGLFTATLLFVGCGNDAKPTTQKVVKPTISEESLGLRKTDLYAEGAETKGHMANYSSAAATTSTKIKRAFQDAPPMIPHDTEGMLPITINDNQCTGCHMPEVAESMGATPLPSSHFTNFRPVTAMGSDGVMTKNGKVLKNTTNENREDISIQSTGDKLAGARFNCSQCHAPQSGNDLAVQNTFEPDYTKQDGANASSWSGTKLMEGLDTVNGI; encoded by the coding sequence ATGAAATTAATAAGCAAAGTAACAATTGGTTTATTTACAGCAACACTTTTATTTGTAGGTTGTGGCAACGATGCTAAACCTACAACTCAAAAGGTGGTTAAACCTACTATTTCAGAGGAGTCTTTAGGGCTTAGAAAGACTGACTTATATGCAGAGGGTGCTGAGACAAAAGGTCATATGGCTAACTACTCATCAGCTGCTGCAACAACAAGTACTAAAATCAAAAGAGCATTTCAAGATGCTCCACCGATGATTCCTCATGATACTGAAGGAATGTTGCCAATAACTATAAATGACAATCAATGTACAGGATGTCATATGCCAGAAGTTGCTGAATCTATGGGAGCTACTCCGCTTCCAAGTTCACACTTCACAAACTTTAGACCAGTTACAGCAATGGGTTCTGATGGTGTTATGACTAAAAATGGTAAAGTACTTAAAAATACTACAAATGAAAATAGAGAAGATATCTCTATTCAATCAACTGGTGATAAACTAGCTGGTGCTAGATTTAACTGTTCTCAATGTCATGCTCCACAATCTGGAAATGACTTAGCAGTTCAAAATACTTTTGAACCAGACTATACTAAACAAGACGGTGCTAATGCTTCTAGCTGGAGTGGTACTAAGTTAATGGAAGGTTTAGATACTGTTAATGGTATCTAA
- a CDS encoding DUF5718 family protein, giving the protein MAKYKKFIGLGIAGNFALHLAQAGELEDFKNIITKDEAAPKGMFPFYLPRSSSLDNGLILNAKNILSTYPLSTSHIRLPKEDVNVQAEPEVALICDLHYTAGRLSKIVPTYFGAYNDCSIRVAGASKISEKKNWGEDSKGLSNTLIKIDKFKKGGIMDSYSICSFLRRDGELKVYGEDVELNGYSYFYEKLLEWMTNQINTQENFGPLEPLNEYVAACANPKEAIISIGATRYTEYGENTFLQKNDEVIIVLYNRNDFSSQEVIQKIENRSYEKMSVLAQKVI; this is encoded by the coding sequence ATGGCTAAGTACAAAAAATTTATAGGTTTAGGTATAGCTGGAAACTTTGCACTTCACTTAGCACAAGCTGGTGAACTTGAGGATTTTAAAAATATAATTACAAAAGATGAAGCTGCTCCAAAGGGTATGTTTCCTTTTTATCTTCCTCGTTCTAGCTCTTTAGATAATGGACTAATTTTAAATGCCAAAAATATTTTAAGTACTTATCCACTTTCAACTTCACATATCAGGCTTCCAAAAGAAGATGTAAATGTTCAAGCTGAGCCAGAAGTTGCGCTTATATGCGACTTACATTACACAGCAGGAAGATTGAGTAAAATTGTTCCAACTTATTTTGGTGCATACAATGACTGCTCTATCAGAGTTGCTGGAGCTAGTAAAATCAGTGAGAAAAAAAATTGGGGCGAAGACTCCAAAGGACTTAGCAACACTCTCATAAAAATAGATAAGTTTAAAAAAGGCGGCATTATGGATTCTTACTCTATTTGTAGCTTTCTTCGTCGTGATGGAGAACTTAAAGTTTATGGAGAAGATGTAGAGCTTAATGGCTATAGTTACTTCTATGAAAAACTTCTTGAATGGATGACAAATCAAATCAATACTCAAGAAAATTTTGGACCTTTAGAACCGCTAAATGAATATGTTGCCGCGTGTGCTAATCCTAAAGAGGCCATAATTAGCATAGGTGCTACTAGATACACAGAGTATGGCGAAAATACTTTTTTACAAAAAAATGATGAAGTAATTATTGTTCTTTACAACAGAAATGATTTTTCAAGCCAAGAAGTTATCCAAAAAATTGAAAATCGCTCTTATGAAAAGATGAGTGTATTGGCTCAAAAAGTTATATAG
- the napA gene encoding nitrate reductase catalytic subunit NapA: protein MSLSRREFLKSSAAASAAAAIGMSVPAELEAAASKAEGDWRWDKAACRFCGTGCGIMMATKNGKIVAVKGDPAAPVNRGLNCIKGYFNAKIMYGADRLTKPLLRVDANGKFDKHGKFAPVSWERAFDEMEVHIKKALKASGPEGVGVFASGQYTVMEGYAAQKMMKGGFRSNALDPNARHCMASAVVGFYQTFGIDEPSGCYDDIELTDTVVSWGSNMAEMHPILWSRVTDRKLSDPERVKVINISTYRHRTSDLADEEIIFTPNTDLALWNYVAREIVYNNPEAIDWDFVKKHIVFCASPVNLGYGMRKSSEKSIKEGKYTDLEMETISKEMKKVVSAAEAPALKPYGYKEGDVMVNEDAGLKHWHISFEEYKKFLEPYTLDYVAKISKGNPDEDINEFKRKLQLLADLYIEKDRKVVSFWTMGMNQHTRGTWVNTLSYNVHFLLNKQAKPGSGAFSLTGQPSACGTAREVGTFCHRLPADMMVANPKHREITENRWKIPNGTLNPVGNQHIMKIHRDIEDGVIKFAWVNVCNPYQDSASASHWIKAAREMDNFIVTSDGYPGISAKVSDLILPSAMIYEKWGAYGNAERRTQHWRQQVLPVGDAMSDTWQWVELSKRFTVGDLWGAQPLRGDQSLPDVRKAAYAMGYTDNTTMYEILFANKEAQSYKIDLNSFPQQGYDNTEGSGDSRNVVGSDGKVFKGYGFMIHEYLFEEYASFGRGHAHDLADFTTYHKVRGLKWPVVDGKETQWRFNTQYDPYAAKANKEAGTNNSHAFYGTLAKSLAQGDLLGIKDKTQLALKNKAKIFARPYMDPPEVPDANFDTWLCTGRVLEHWHSGTMTMRVPELYRAVPEALCYMHPQDAKDKGLKQGELAWVESRRGKVKARIETRGRNRPSRGLVFVPWFDEKVFINKVCLDATCPQSKQTDYKKCAVKIYQA from the coding sequence ATGTCACTTTCAAGAAGAGAATTTCTTAAAAGTTCAGCGGCAGCATCTGCGGCAGCGGCTATTGGTATGAGTGTACCAGCAGAGCTAGAAGCAGCGGCGAGCAAAGCTGAAGGCGACTGGAGATGGGACAAGGCAGCTTGTCGTTTCTGTGGTACTGGTTGTGGTATCATGATGGCTACAAAAAATGGTAAAATTGTTGCTGTTAAAGGGGACCCTGCAGCTCCAGTAAATAGAGGATTAAATTGTATTAAAGGTTACTTTAATGCTAAAATCATGTATGGTGCAGATAGACTTACTAAGCCTTTACTTCGTGTAGATGCAAATGGTAAATTTGACAAACATGGTAAATTTGCTCCAGTTAGTTGGGAGAGAGCATTTGATGAGATGGAAGTTCACATCAAAAAAGCACTTAAAGCAAGTGGTCCTGAAGGTGTTGGTGTATTTGCATCTGGACAATACACTGTTATGGAAGGTTACGCTGCTCAAAAAATGATGAAGGGTGGATTTAGATCAAATGCTCTTGATCCAAATGCTCGTCACTGTATGGCATCTGCTGTTGTTGGTTTTTACCAAACTTTTGGTATTGATGAACCATCTGGCTGTTATGATGATATTGAACTTACTGATACTGTTGTGTCTTGGGGTTCAAACATGGCAGAGATGCACCCTATTTTATGGTCTCGTGTAACTGATAGAAAATTATCAGATCCTGAGAGAGTAAAAGTTATAAATATCTCTACTTATAGACATAGAACTTCAGATTTAGCAGATGAAGAGATAATCTTCACTCCAAATACTGACCTTGCATTATGGAACTATGTAGCAAGAGAAATCGTATATAACAACCCTGAAGCAATTGATTGGGATTTTGTTAAAAAACACATAGTATTTTGTGCATCACCAGTAAACTTAGGTTACGGTATGAGAAAATCTAGTGAGAAGTCTATAAAAGAAGGTAAATATACAGATCTTGAAATGGAAACTATCTCTAAAGAGATGAAAAAAGTAGTTTCTGCAGCTGAAGCACCTGCTCTTAAACCTTATGGTTATAAAGAAGGTGATGTAATGGTAAACGAAGATGCTGGACTTAAACACTGGCATATTAGTTTTGAAGAGTATAAAAAATTCTTAGAACCATATACACTTGATTATGTAGCTAAAATTTCAAAAGGTAACCCTGATGAAGATATCAATGAATTTAAAAGAAAGCTTCAATTATTAGCTGATTTATATATTGAAAAAGATAGAAAAGTTGTATCTTTCTGGACAATGGGTATGAATCAACATACACGTGGTACATGGGTAAATACTCTTTCTTACAATGTTCACTTTTTACTAAACAAACAAGCTAAACCAGGTTCAGGAGCATTCTCTTTAACTGGTCAACCATCAGCTTGTGGTACTGCTCGTGAAGTTGGAACATTCTGTCATAGACTTCCAGCGGATATGATGGTAGCAAATCCAAAACATAGAGAAATCACTGAAAACAGATGGAAGATTCCTAATGGAACTCTAAATCCTGTAGGTAACCAACACATCATGAAAATCCACCGTGATATTGAAGATGGTGTTATTAAATTTGCATGGGTAAATGTTTGTAATCCTTACCAAGATAGTGCTTCTGCATCTCACTGGATTAAAGCGGCTCGTGAAATGGATAACTTTATTGTTACTTCTGATGGATACCCTGGTATTTCAGCTAAAGTATCTGACCTTATCTTACCATCAGCTATGATTTATGAAAAATGGGGAGCATATGGTAATGCTGAACGTAGAACTCAACACTGGAGACAACAAGTTCTTCCTGTAGGTGATGCGATGAGTGATACTTGGCAATGGGTTGAGTTATCAAAAAGATTTACAGTTGGTGACCTATGGGGTGCTCAACCACTTCGTGGTGATCAATCTCTTCCAGATGTTAGAAAAGCAGCTTATGCTATGGGTTACACTGATAATACTACTATGTATGAAATTCTTTTTGCAAATAAAGAAGCTCAATCATATAAAATTGATTTAAACTCTTTCCCTCAACAAGGTTATGACAATACTGAAGGTAGCGGAGACAGCAGAAATGTTGTTGGTTCTGATGGTAAAGTATTTAAAGGTTATGGTTTTATGATCCATGAGTACCTTTTTGAAGAGTATGCTTCATTTGGTCGTGGTCATGCGCATGACCTTGCTGACTTTACAACTTACCATAAAGTTCGTGGACTTAAATGGCCAGTTGTTGATGGTAAAGAGACTCAGTGGAGATTTAACACTCAGTACGATCCATATGCAGCAAAAGCTAACAAAGAAGCAGGAACTAATAACTCTCATGCATTCTATGGTACTTTAGCGAAAAGTCTTGCACAAGGTGACTTACTAGGTATTAAAGATAAAACTCAATTAGCTCTTAAAAACAAAGCTAAGATTTTTGCTCGTCCGTACATGGATCCTCCAGAAGTACCAGATGCAAACTTTGACACATGGTTATGTACAGGTCGTGTACTTGAACACTGGCACTCAGGAACTATGACTATGCGTGTACCTGAACTTTATCGTGCAGTTCCAGAAGCATTATGTTATATGCATCCACAAGATGCAAAAGATAAAGGCTTGAAACAAGGTGAACTAGCATGGGTTGAATCTCGTCGTGGTAAAGTAAAAGCTAGAATTGAAACTCGTGGTAGAAACAGACCATCACGTGGACTTGTATTTGTTCCATGGTTTGACGAAAAAGTATTTATCAATAAAGTTTGTCTTGATGCTACTTGTCCACAATCTAAACAGACAGACTATAAAAAATGTGCGGTAAAAATTTACCAAGCTTAA
- a CDS encoding Crp/Fnr family transcriptional regulator: MTQNKLDTIRKLTFFESLNDSQLQEIKEISNIIEYPKGSILYYENDTYNKIFFLISGVLKIYKIDKFENEIFLYHIHKNSLISELTSLENDSIYCYSNSEFMEDSVILEVNFIEFKNRFLAKNILNNEFINQILLKTQQLHCVVNRELVFDATAKVAFMLSDDLEMFNSLKRQDVSFMLHIQPETLSRVLKKLKRSNIIEVENSNVTILDKEKLNSIYKGE; the protein is encoded by the coding sequence ATGACGCAAAATAAACTAGATACAATTAGAAAATTAACTTTTTTTGAATCTTTAAATGATAGTCAATTACAAGAGATAAAAGAGATTTCTAACATCATAGAATATCCTAAAGGTTCTATACTTTATTATGAAAATGATACATACAACAAGATATTCTTTCTTATTTCTGGTGTTTTAAAAATATACAAAATAGATAAATTTGAAAATGAAATTTTTCTTTATCACATACATAAAAATTCTCTTATATCAGAACTTACAAGTTTAGAAAATGATTCTATCTATTGCTATTCAAACTCTGAATTTATGGAAGATAGTGTCATTTTAGAAGTTAATTTCATTGAATTTAAAAATAGATTTTTGGCAAAAAATATTTTAAACAATGAGTTTATAAATCAAATTTTGCTTAAAACTCAACAACTACACTGTGTTGTAAACAGAGAGCTTGTCTTTGATGCCACTGCAAAAGTTGCATTTATGTTAAGTGATGATTTGGAGATGTTCAACTCACTAAAAAGACAAGATGTCTCTTTTATGCTTCATATTCAACCTGAGACCTTATCAAGAGTTTTAAAAAAATTAAAAAGAAGTAATATTATAGAAGTAGAAAACTCTAATGTAACTATTTTAGATAAAGAAAAATTAAACAGCATCTATAAGGGAGAATAA